Genomic DNA from Oncorhynchus mykiss isolate Arlee chromosome 2, USDA_OmykA_1.1, whole genome shotgun sequence:
TGTAGGAGGATTGTTTCAGTGTAGGCAACACAAAGTACTGGCAGAAAAGGATCTAGCTGACCACGAGTTGGAAAGTCACAAAACTGACATTTCCACCTTATCACATTCATCATTAGTTGAAAACCATGACTGGATGGGTCATTTAAATAGGTCAATCATTTGATTTTTAGGAAAATATAAATTTCTTTCAACTTTAATGGCACAAAATTAACATAAAATCAGGGCCAATGCATGTGTTCTCGTTTGGTAGGCAATAAAGGAAGCAACAGTAccatttgaaaatgttaatttaCATCACAATGCTACGTGTGGCTTGCATTGGAATCACTGGACTTTGTCGTGCCTTATGGAAAAACATGCTGATCATGTGAACAGATCAGTGGCCACCCGGAGGACTGGCAGCAGAAAAcatctagagcagtggttcccaatctttttcggttactgtaccaccaactgaattttgctctgcccagacaacccctgaagtacccccccatgtgcattttaccagtagacctacctatggtctcatgagtcatctcaagtaccccctgtgaAGTACCTCATTGGGAACCACTAATCTAGATAACAGAACCATTAAGTGAATTGATAGACAAGAACACAATATAGTGAAAATATGATACATGAGAAAGCCTttcaaaatgataaacattcCTGGTCTGGTAGTTTGGGAACATCTGACCTTGACAGGTTTTTTTGATCTTGAGAAAGACACCATGGTTGTAAAGACTTGGCAAATGCAAATAAATAACATCTTAAATTGTTTTAAAGCAAAATCCCAATGGAATTGCACTTGCAAAAAAACATTTCTAATTACTTTACAAAATGGACAGTCATTGTTACCTCAGACCATCTTAACGCTTTGCATGGGTCCAAATCTATCTGCAAAAATGTTATTTCCACTTGGTCTTTAGCAAATTGTGCTCGACTACTAGCTTCAATAATGCTCTCAGAGCATATTAAGGCATTATTCCCACACCATGGCCTTTCCAGGGGTAATGTCAAAGGTTTAACTGGAAGTAACCAAAACCATCTAAAACATTGATACAAAACAGACCTCAAATTCACATGATCgtagaaaatacattttaaaaatttcAGTAATTCCCAGTCACCATCTTGATCTATGCAGTGCTACATCAAAGTTCAGAATTAATGACCCACCCACCACAAGAACCATACTGGTTGTAGTTCCTCAATTCATAGCATAAAACACTTGTTAACTGCTCCATCATCAAGGAAACAATCCTAACTTGAGACATGTGCAAGTAACTCGGACTTCCGTAAATCATGAATTGAGGTCTGCATAACAGTGCAACAATTTGTGGTATGTGCATCGATCTCAAGTTAGGGTTCAGACCTCAGGATATAAATACCATGCATATAGTTTCCATTATCCAAGGTTATCGGACCCATGAGAACTCTGGTGCTTCAGAAACTTCTGCAAGGAAGAAAAGGTCTCTGTACACTCAGTGCATTCATACAGCACCTCTGCTGGACCAATGTTTTCACCATTCCCACCCTTGCCATCGTCAATGTCCCCATGACCGACTAAATCCTTTGCATTGTCTtggtcagagtccaggtctggATTGGAGTCAGCAGTGGGGGATACCCGTCCTTCCATGTCCGTTTCCCCGCTTGACTGACTTGGGTGAATCTCAAGATGGCGCCCTAGAGCAGAAGAACTCCGGAAGCGACTTGGGCAGCGAGGGCACTTAACCATTTCACTACCCGGTTCCCTTTTGTGGTACCGCAAATGCCGTTGGTACACACACAGCAGCCCAAACTTTTTCCCACATTGGTCACACTTGTAGTTCCTCCGTGCCTTAGGAGCAGCGAACACTTCTCCAGTAGATGTGGTTTGTTGATCGTCACCATTGTCACTGTCCAATTCTGTTACAACACCGTCTAAAGATTTCTTGGGTTTTCCTTCAGATGACGCATTCTGTTCCAACACATCAGAATTCAATTGGGAACCACCATCTGGTTTAGAATGCAATGCCAAGTACTTAAGACTTGGCTTCTTCTCCAATTCAGGTTTGTGATACATGGCTATATGCCTCCGGACATCACAGCGTTGTGGAAAATGTTTCCCACAGAGAACACAAGTGTGAAGAGTCCCCTTGTGGGATCTATTGTGCCGAGAAAGACTACTAGAGTGACTGAATACACGGTGGCAGTGCTTGCATGGATGTAATTTTGTCCCAGAGCCTTTTTTATAAAGTGGGGGCCTTCCTCCCTTCCTTGCAGGTGCTTTTGTTACGATGCACTCAATGCCAGTATACCTTCGCCGCCTTTTTACAACTCTTTGTGACTCTGAATCCTTATTTAACTTGTCAATTTCTTCTTGTGTCTGATGGGTAAGATGATGCTCCTTCAAGTCTGTTAACTGTTGGAAGCGATCTCCACACAAACCACAGCGGTATGGTCTGAAAGAGGATGGTGTTTTGGAATCAGATTTGCCATTGTGGGTCTTCACATCAACAGTTGCGTCACTGCTATACTGTTTGGTCACATCGGTAGTAGGGGTGCCGCTGCTGTACTGTTTAGTCACATCTGTAGGGGTGCCGTCACTGTACTCGATGGTATGTGATAGCTCATCTTTCTGAGACTGTTGCTCGATTTTGGATGAAGAGTTCACAGATAATGGTTTGTCTTTGGAATGACTCAGTAAGTGGCTCTGCAAGTCGGAGAGCCAGAAAAAACACAGATTACACTTCTTACAGGGATATGTTTTCTGTATTATGTTCTCTTGACCATTGTCTGACTTCCCCATTTGTTTGAGCCCCAGCGATCCATGCTGCTCTTTTTGATGAGCATACAGGGTCTCTTGTTTCAGAAAGCGTTTTCCACACTGACCACAGCAGTAAAATATTTCATGGGCATGTTCTTGGAGATGTTCCCTTAGCCTCTCTTTATCTGTGAAGATCTTGCAACACAAGGTGCACTTATAACCTTGCTCTAAATTACGATACTGTTGATGTCGTTGTAAACTCAGCTGGTTGTTAAACAATTTTCCACATGTTTCGCATCGGTACTGTTTTAGAGGAGAGACACTGCGGCACTGGGAGTGAGACACTGTGTTGACACGTAGATCAGTTTTTGCTGGCTTAGTTTTGAGTACAATGGTCTTTGAATTCTGATAAGGTGAAAGAGTTGAAGATG
This window encodes:
- the si:dkeyp-84f3.5 gene encoding zinc finger protein 271, whose amino-acid sequence is MDYVSSAEPDVDAFICTECGDGFRRYLDLVKHITVHERLRTHEQTDSFSLDSLPNGFQVPREYALHENGTFIVVDRSGPSNNPSSTLSPYQNSKTIVLKTKPAKTDLRVNTVSHSQCRSVSPLKQYRCETCGKLFNNQLSLQRHQQYRNLEQGYKCTLCCKIFTDKERLREHLQEHAHEIFYCCGQCGKRFLKQETLYAHQKEQHGSLGLKQMGKSDNGQENIIQKTYPCKKCNLCFFWLSDLQSHLLSHSKDKPLSVNSSSKIEQQSQKDELSHTIEYSDGTPTDVTKQYSSGTPTTDVTKQYSSDATVDVKTHNGKSDSKTPSSFRPYRCGLCGDRFQQLTDLKEHHLTHQTQEEIDKLNKDSESQRVVKRRRRYTGIECIVTKAPARKGGRPPLYKKGSGTKLHPCKHCHRVFSHSSSLSRHNRSHKGTLHTCVLCGKHFPQRCDVRRHIAMYHKPELEKKPSLKYLALHSKPDGGSQLNSDVLEQNASSEGKPKKSLDGVVTELDSDNGDDQQTTSTGEVFAAPKARRNYKCDQCGKKFGLLCVYQRHLRYHKREPGSEMVKCPRCPSRFRSSSALGRHLEIHPSQSSGETDMEGRVSPTADSNPDLDSDQDNAKDLVGHGDIDDGKGGNGENIGPAEVLYECTECTETFSSLQKFLKHQSSHGSDNLG